In Streptomyces capitiformicae, one genomic interval encodes:
- a CDS encoding MarR family winged helix-turn-helix transcriptional regulator, with protein sequence MPGHRSIAEVEKLAAARLGGIPVRHDQMAVVANIYRAASAVRQHLENSVLRGVDLTWTAFVVLWVVWIWGEPETRHVAEEAGISKGTLTGVARTLERRGLVQRADHPTDGRLVLLSLTAEGAELMQRLFPAFNEEESFVTGRLSDADCQTVADGLRRVVLQVEENGEKRRQDLLGGAAPAPRRSGRRKA encoded by the coding sequence ATGCCCGGCCATCGATCCATCGCCGAAGTCGAGAAACTGGCAGCGGCCAGGCTCGGCGGTATCCCCGTCCGGCATGACCAGATGGCAGTTGTCGCCAACATCTATCGCGCCGCCTCGGCGGTGCGGCAGCACCTGGAGAACTCCGTGCTGCGCGGAGTCGACCTGACCTGGACCGCCTTCGTGGTGCTCTGGGTCGTCTGGATCTGGGGCGAGCCGGAGACGCGGCACGTGGCCGAAGAAGCCGGGATTTCCAAGGGCACGCTCACGGGGGTTGCCCGGACGTTGGAAAGACGAGGGCTTGTGCAGCGAGCAGACCATCCCACCGACGGGAGGCTGGTGCTCCTGAGTCTGACCGCCGAAGGGGCGGAGCTGATGCAGCGCCTCTTTCCGGCGTTCAACGAGGAGGAATCCTTCGTCACCGGGCGGCTCAGCGACGCGGACTGCCAGACCGTCGCCGACGGACTGCGCCGGGTGGTGCTGCAGGTGGAGGAGAACGGCGAGAAGCGCCGTCAGGATCTGTTGGGCGGTGCCGCCCCCGCGCCACGCCGCAGCGGCCGCCGCAAGGCCTGA
- a CDS encoding IclR family transcriptional regulator domain-containing protein — protein sequence MRQYQVKTISSLERGLQVLKALEAMRAASLHDLHQVTGIPKATLIRILHTCNQEGLVWQRLADGAFVASLRPQRAPYNDAEWLGELASSVLEELCERVMWPSVLTVPRLDYMETIDTNSPKAYFDEVVPVAPIGFRSHMLLGASGRAYIAFCAEREREAVLRRLREHDAPGNAYAHDPGWLRRLLATTRSRGYSVRAPEYDFDGRNSIAVPIRLHGEVLGCVNVTWRKTVMSAQEVARRHLDDLRAAVHRIEERASAAVPQRHGPGGDEI from the coding sequence ATGCGGCAGTACCAGGTGAAAACGATCAGCTCTCTCGAGCGCGGCCTACAGGTGCTGAAGGCCCTGGAGGCGATGCGTGCCGCCAGCCTGCACGACCTGCACCAGGTCACCGGCATCCCCAAAGCCACCCTGATCCGCATCCTCCACACCTGCAACCAGGAGGGCCTGGTCTGGCAGCGGCTCGCCGACGGGGCGTTCGTCGCGAGCCTCAGACCGCAGCGGGCCCCCTACAACGACGCCGAGTGGCTTGGCGAGCTGGCGTCGTCGGTCCTGGAAGAGCTGTGCGAGCGCGTGATGTGGCCGTCGGTGCTGACCGTGCCCCGGTTGGACTACATGGAGACGATCGACACGAACAGCCCCAAGGCGTATTTCGACGAGGTGGTCCCCGTGGCGCCCATCGGTTTCCGTTCGCACATGCTGCTCGGCGCCTCGGGCCGGGCCTACATCGCCTTCTGCGCCGAGCGGGAGCGGGAGGCGGTCCTGCGCCGCCTGCGCGAGCACGACGCTCCGGGCAACGCGTACGCCCACGATCCGGGCTGGCTGCGGCGTCTGCTGGCGACCACCCGGTCCCGTGGATACAGCGTGCGCGCACCGGAGTACGACTTCGACGGTCGCAACTCGATCGCCGTGCCCATCCGCCTGCACGGGGAGGTCCTGGGATGCGTCAACGTGACCTGGCGCAAGACGGTCATGTCCGCGCAGGAAGTGGCGCGGCGCCACCTGGACGACCTGCGGGCCGCGGTGCACCGGATCGAAGAGCGGGCTTCGGCGGCCGTCCCGCAACGACACGGGCCCGGCGGCGACGAGATCTGA
- a CDS encoding PEP-utilizing enzyme gives MNDDRTAPRFPLPSELTDVAGAEGWASMYPYYTRFQPGDDQRFWFYNAMHFPEPMPAFDAITAEAPYTAIGANTARMFVFPTTLGIEHRIVNGRVYITANPVTDPEEIQHRLAEFSERAGYYYENWDDLYQGWVARITALIDEVQRIEVPRLPEFEDPEVVFQAKGVAQNHYVRENYHRLIDLYSKMWHHHSEFLMLGYGAYVVFFEFCKTSFPEIPDQDVARMVAGIDVILYRPDDELKKLAKLAVEYGVDDLFVEGCEPDKVLAALAARGDGGRSWLEAMDAVREPWFNMSTGAGFYHHHRSWNDDLTVPFAALPGYVDQARRGELLDRPTEQLTAERERIAQEYRSLLAGEEEQAAFDQMLGLARVVFPFVEDHNFYCEHYFTTKFFAKVREFGELLHDHGVLADAEDVFQLNHTEVGQALTDVMLAWAAGSKPVGSAHVRETVAERKRMLEALAGWSPPPALGPVPEVLNDPAVRMLWGITAETIQAWSTPTADGDHEVRGFAASPGVVEGTARVLLSANDIGQVREGEVLVCPVTAPSWGPVFGKIAAAVSDIGGTMSHAAIVAREYGLPAVVGTGHATKRITTGQRLRVDGDRGIVTILD, from the coding sequence GTGAACGATGACAGAACCGCCCCCCGCTTCCCACTGCCCTCGGAACTGACCGATGTCGCGGGCGCCGAAGGCTGGGCGTCGATGTACCCGTACTACACCCGGTTCCAGCCCGGGGACGACCAGCGGTTCTGGTTCTACAACGCGATGCACTTCCCCGAGCCGATGCCCGCGTTCGACGCCATCACTGCCGAGGCGCCCTACACCGCTATCGGCGCGAACACCGCGCGCATGTTCGTCTTCCCCACCACGCTCGGCATCGAGCACCGCATCGTCAACGGCCGGGTCTACATCACCGCCAACCCGGTCACCGACCCCGAGGAGATCCAGCACAGGCTCGCGGAGTTCAGCGAGCGGGCTGGGTACTACTACGAGAACTGGGACGACCTCTACCAGGGCTGGGTCGCCCGCATCACCGCGCTGATCGACGAGGTGCAACGGATCGAGGTGCCCCGGCTGCCCGAGTTCGAGGACCCGGAGGTCGTGTTCCAGGCCAAGGGCGTGGCCCAGAACCACTACGTCCGGGAGAACTACCACCGGCTGATCGACCTGTACTCCAAGATGTGGCACCACCACTCCGAGTTTCTGATGCTCGGCTACGGCGCCTACGTCGTGTTCTTCGAGTTCTGCAAGACGTCGTTCCCGGAGATCCCCGACCAGGACGTGGCCCGCATGGTCGCGGGGATCGACGTCATCCTCTACCGCCCGGACGACGAGCTGAAGAAGCTGGCGAAGCTGGCGGTCGAGTACGGCGTCGACGATCTCTTCGTCGAGGGCTGCGAGCCCGACAAGGTGCTGGCCGCGCTCGCCGCCCGCGGGGACGGCGGCCGGAGCTGGCTGGAGGCGATGGACGCCGTGCGCGAGCCGTGGTTCAACATGTCGACCGGCGCCGGTTTCTACCATCACCACCGCAGCTGGAACGACGACCTCACGGTGCCGTTCGCGGCGCTGCCCGGCTATGTCGACCAGGCCAGGAGGGGCGAGCTGCTCGACCGCCCCACCGAACAGCTCACGGCCGAGCGCGAGCGCATCGCCCAGGAGTATCGCTCCCTGCTGGCCGGAGAGGAGGAGCAGGCCGCCTTCGACCAGATGCTGGGCCTGGCCCGGGTGGTCTTCCCCTTCGTCGAGGACCACAACTTCTACTGCGAGCACTACTTCACCACCAAGTTCTTCGCCAAGGTCCGCGAGTTCGGTGAGCTGCTCCATGACCACGGGGTCCTGGCCGACGCCGAGGACGTCTTCCAGCTGAACCACACCGAGGTCGGCCAGGCCCTGACCGACGTGATGCTCGCCTGGGCGGCCGGGAGCAAGCCGGTGGGCTCGGCACACGTGCGCGAGACGGTCGCTGAGCGCAAGCGGATGCTGGAAGCCCTCGCGGGCTGGTCCCCGCCGCCCGCGCTGGGACCGGTCCCCGAGGTACTCAACGACCCGGCGGTCCGCATGCTGTGGGGCATCACCGCCGAGACCATCCAGGCCTGGTCCACACCGACCGCGGACGGCGATCACGAGGTGCGCGGCTTCGCCGCCTCGCCGGGCGTCGTCGAGGGCACCGCCCGGGTGCTGCTCAGCGCCAACGACATCGGCCAGGTACGGGAGGGCGAGGTGCTGGTTTGTCCGGTGACCGCGCCCAGCTGGGGCCCGGTCTTCGGCAAGATCGCGGCCGCCGTCTCGGACATCGGCGGCACCATGTCGCACGCGGCGATCGTGGCCCGTGAGTACGGGCTGCCCGCCGTCGTCGGCACAGGCCACGCCACCAAGCGGATCACCACCGGCCAGCGGCTGCGCGTGGACGGCGACCGCGGCATCGTCACCATCCTCGACTGA
- a CDS encoding acetoacetate--CoA ligase → MTVETAGGFPATGRAHGAAGRAAVVAEGELLWTPGPRRVAEANVTRFADWLSRERGLRFDGYDELWNWSVTDLEGFWGALWDYFGIRSTTPYSSVLDGRDMPGARWFPGARLNYAEHVLRNERSGTDAVVFGSESAAPVGLPWEDFAGRVRVLATRLRALGVRPGDRVCGYLPNVPQAAIAMLATTAIGAVWASASPDFGSRGVIDRFGQLRPKVLFCVDGYRYGGKTFDRRDEVRRIADALPGLEHVIHLPVLDDGDEPPAVGGLRWDEVLDHPPVPAEDFEFEHVPFDHPLWVLFSSGTTGLPKAIVHGHGGILLEQLKLQTFHMDLREGDRPLFFTTTGWMMWNFLISSLLVGACPVLYDGNPAHPEPDVLWRIAQDTRTTFFGASPAYVDLMTKAGIVPGERYDLSALRTVMPAGSPVSPQCTAWFYGNVKADLWIATGSGGTDCCTGFVGGVPTLPVYAGEMQARSLGVAAYAYDEHGRQVVDEVGELVITEPLPSMPVTFWGPDGDERYRRTYFEDFPGAWRHGDFFKVNARGGCFVLGRADATLNRQGVRIGTAEIYRVVEALEQVTGALVVSLDLPDEKFFMPLFVALTDGVTLDAGLRQTIRDRLRREYSPRHVPDRIIQVPAVPTTLTGKKLEVPARRILLGTPVEQAADPSAVADPRALDALARYARTQRDYPLATATV, encoded by the coding sequence ATGACCGTCGAGACAGCAGGGGGCTTCCCTGCCACTGGTCGGGCACACGGCGCAGCCGGCAGGGCCGCCGTGGTGGCCGAAGGCGAGCTGCTGTGGACGCCCGGCCCGCGGCGGGTCGCGGAGGCCAATGTCACGCGGTTCGCGGACTGGCTGTCCCGGGAACGGGGGCTGCGGTTCGACGGCTACGACGAGCTGTGGAACTGGTCCGTCACCGACCTGGAGGGATTCTGGGGCGCCCTGTGGGACTACTTCGGCATCCGGTCGACGACCCCGTACTCCTCGGTGCTCGACGGCCGGGACATGCCGGGGGCGCGGTGGTTTCCCGGGGCGCGGCTGAACTACGCCGAGCACGTACTGCGAAACGAACGGTCGGGCACCGACGCCGTGGTGTTCGGCTCCGAGAGCGCCGCTCCCGTCGGCCTTCCGTGGGAGGACTTCGCGGGCCGGGTGCGCGTCCTGGCGACCCGGTTGCGGGCGCTCGGCGTACGCCCCGGCGACCGGGTCTGCGGATATCTGCCGAACGTGCCTCAGGCCGCGATCGCGATGCTCGCGACGACGGCCATCGGGGCCGTATGGGCGAGCGCTTCCCCCGACTTCGGGTCGCGAGGCGTCATCGACCGGTTCGGCCAGCTCAGGCCGAAGGTCCTCTTCTGCGTCGACGGCTACCGCTACGGCGGAAAGACCTTCGACCGCCGGGACGAGGTGCGCCGCATCGCCGACGCGCTTCCCGGCCTGGAGCACGTGATCCACCTCCCCGTCCTCGACGACGGGGACGAGCCGCCGGCCGTCGGCGGCCTGCGCTGGGACGAGGTCCTCGACCACCCGCCCGTTCCCGCCGAAGACTTCGAATTCGAGCACGTCCCCTTCGACCACCCGCTGTGGGTGCTCTTCTCCTCCGGTACGACCGGACTGCCCAAGGCGATCGTCCACGGGCACGGCGGCATCCTGCTGGAGCAGCTGAAGCTGCAGACCTTCCACATGGACCTGCGCGAGGGCGACCGGCCGCTCTTCTTCACCACCACCGGCTGGATGATGTGGAACTTCCTGATCAGCTCCCTGCTGGTCGGCGCCTGCCCGGTGCTCTACGACGGCAACCCCGCCCACCCGGAGCCGGACGTGCTGTGGCGGATCGCGCAGGACACCCGGACCACCTTCTTCGGCGCCAGCCCCGCCTACGTCGACCTCATGACCAAGGCCGGCATCGTCCCTGGCGAACGGTATGACCTGTCCGCCCTGCGCACGGTCATGCCCGCCGGCTCACCGGTGTCGCCCCAGTGCACCGCCTGGTTCTACGGCAACGTCAAGGCGGACCTGTGGATCGCCACCGGCAGCGGCGGCACCGACTGCTGCACCGGCTTCGTCGGCGGTGTGCCCACCCTGCCCGTTTACGCCGGCGAGATGCAGGCACGCTCGCTGGGGGTCGCCGCGTACGCCTACGACGAGCACGGCCGCCAGGTCGTGGACGAGGTCGGCGAGCTGGTGATCACGGAGCCGCTGCCGTCCATGCCGGTCACGTTCTGGGGCCCGGACGGCGACGAGCGGTACCGCCGTACGTACTTCGAGGACTTCCCGGGCGCCTGGCGACACGGCGACTTCTTCAAGGTCAACGCTCGCGGCGGCTGCTTCGTACTCGGCCGCGCCGACGCCACCCTCAACCGGCAGGGCGTGCGCATCGGCACCGCGGAGATCTACCGGGTCGTCGAAGCCCTCGAGCAGGTCACGGGAGCCCTGGTGGTCAGCCTCGACCTGCCGGACGAGAAGTTCTTCATGCCGCTGTTCGTCGCCCTGACCGACGGTGTCACCCTCGACGCCGGCCTCCGGCAGACGATCCGGGACCGACTCCGCCGCGAGTACAGCCCCCGCCACGTACCGGACCGCATCATCCAGGTCCCGGCCGTCCCGACCACCCTGACCGGCAAGAAGCTCGAGGTGCCGGCGCGCCGCATCCTGCTCGGCACCCCCGTCGAACAGGCGGCCGACCCGAGCGCGGTCGCCGACCCGCGCGCGCTCGACGCCCTCGCCCGCTACGCCCGTACCCAGCGCGACTACCCCTTGGCCACCGCCACCGTCTGA
- a CDS encoding TetR/AcrR family transcriptional regulator yields the protein MTAEAETDGEIGQEARPGYGEGRGALLEAAVRVVARGGLRKLTYRAVAAEAGVTHGLVAHHFGSRDTLLEEALRWCVTRSIETSSLVPASGRLEDFAATLADFIAADPDVQAFQYELKLESSRRPELRHHVDLLYDAYRDAVREALACFDVSQEMTEIVFAALEGMVFHQVTSGARERTEESLDALRRLLAAHRAQASSRATGGTLNEPKLSCTHFRSGDDEHFQRA from the coding sequence GTGACTGCCGAGGCGGAAACAGACGGAGAAATCGGCCAGGAGGCCCGGCCCGGTTACGGCGAAGGGCGGGGGGCCCTCCTGGAAGCGGCGGTCAGGGTGGTGGCCCGTGGCGGCCTGCGGAAACTGACCTACCGTGCCGTCGCAGCCGAGGCCGGTGTCACGCACGGACTGGTCGCCCACCACTTCGGTTCGCGCGACACGCTGCTCGAAGAGGCGCTGCGGTGGTGCGTCACCCGGAGCATCGAGACCTCCTCGCTGGTGCCCGCCAGCGGAAGGCTCGAGGACTTCGCCGCGACCCTCGCCGACTTCATCGCGGCCGACCCCGACGTCCAGGCCTTCCAGTACGAGCTGAAGCTCGAATCCAGCCGGCGGCCGGAGCTGCGCCACCACGTCGACCTGCTCTACGACGCCTACCGCGATGCCGTCCGCGAGGCACTGGCCTGCTTCGACGTGTCGCAGGAGATGACGGAGATCGTCTTCGCGGCCCTGGAAGGCATGGTCTTCCACCAGGTCACGTCCGGGGCCCGGGAGCGCACCGAGGAGAGCCTCGACGCCTTGCGCCGGCTCCTCGCTGCCCATCGCGCGCAGGCGTCATCGAGGGCGACCGGCGGTACATTGAATGAGCCGAAGCTCTCCTGCACCCACTTCAGGAGCGGCGATGACGAGCATTTTCAAAGGGCGTGA
- a CDS encoding aminomethyltransferase family protein codes for MAIPEGLSTTPFAPRYADHVEEWIDVYGNAVPLAIGDPAEEYEAIRTAVGASEYSMLYKWHVEGEEAVATVDAVFSRSVKGLGAGRIAYGVVVDDDGMMLDDVTVAVLAPDHVVVTGGNPATQQSLAAHAPAGTTVTERRDESAVLTLQGPRSRDVLQRLTHVDVSNAAFPYYTFLHDALIAGIPAQVSRLGFTAELGYEIQVPRERALELWDAVFEAGADLGIRAFGAIALLTCRTEAGMIMGELEYDHTVTPFECRMGWALDFDKGPFQGRDALLAKKDSVTGRVVSVVVDAAPEAAEGARLELDGRDIGHVTMALPSPALDGATLGLARVHRDAVKSGTALTAVAADGSKADATVRPTPVYDPERARVRA; via the coding sequence ATGGCCATCCCCGAAGGACTGAGCACCACCCCGTTCGCTCCCCGCTACGCGGACCACGTCGAGGAGTGGATCGACGTCTATGGCAACGCCGTACCGCTGGCCATTGGTGATCCGGCCGAGGAGTACGAGGCCATCCGCACCGCTGTCGGGGCCTCGGAGTACTCGATGCTCTACAAGTGGCACGTCGAGGGTGAGGAGGCGGTCGCCACCGTGGACGCCGTCTTCTCGCGCAGCGTCAAGGGGCTGGGTGCCGGACGCATCGCCTACGGGGTCGTGGTCGACGACGACGGGATGATGCTGGACGACGTGACCGTGGCCGTCCTCGCGCCCGACCACGTCGTCGTCACCGGCGGCAACCCGGCCACCCAGCAGTCGCTGGCCGCGCACGCCCCCGCCGGGACCACGGTCACCGAGCGCCGCGACGAGTCCGCCGTCCTGACCTTGCAGGGCCCGCGCAGCCGCGATGTCCTCCAGCGCCTCACCCACGTCGACGTGTCCAACGCCGCGTTCCCCTACTACACCTTCCTGCACGACGCCCTCATCGCGGGCATTCCCGCACAGGTCAGTCGGCTCGGGTTCACCGCCGAGCTCGGCTACGAGATCCAGGTCCCGCGGGAGCGCGCGCTCGAGCTATGGGACGCGGTCTTCGAGGCCGGCGCCGACCTGGGTATCAGGGCCTTCGGCGCGATCGCCCTGCTGACCTGCCGCACCGAGGCCGGAATGATCATGGGGGAGCTGGAGTACGACCACACCGTCACCCCGTTCGAGTGTCGGATGGGCTGGGCGCTCGACTTCGACAAAGGCCCCTTCCAGGGCCGGGACGCGCTGCTGGCCAAGAAGGACAGCGTCACCGGCCGCGTCGTCAGCGTCGTCGTCGACGCCGCGCCGGAGGCCGCCGAGGGCGCCCGGCTGGAGCTGGACGGCCGGGACATCGGCCACGTGACGATGGCGCTGCCCTCACCCGCCCTCGACGGCGCCACCCTCGGCCTGGCCCGAGTGCACCGCGACGCAGTGAAGTCCGGCACCGCGCTGACCGCCGTCGCCGCCGACGGCTCCAAGGCCGACGCCACGGTCCGGCCCACCCCCGTGTACGACCCCGAGCGCGCCCGCGTGCGGGCCTGA
- a CDS encoding SpoIIE family protein phosphatase, whose protein sequence is MTSIFKGRDQPVQPHGRFSSAVPTPVGATAVLDQHLRFTGWSREAEALFGLASEEVLGRSADAVLADTETGVGVSAAGGGGAAWSLGPRRVRRGDGSPVSVSLSLTPLVLGAGATGWLLTAMDAELAHREAVGRAMLEGLDREAPVQLVVYDTDARVRWINTAIERQFGTPLEDAADRFLKDILPQGEVLEEGEGTATSVEEIVQSVARTGAPVIDVRYRSTTHLDPHHERVWSCSYFRLQDEDGRPLGVCEASLDITDRYVARRRLALLSRASGSIGRTLDIRRTAGDLAELVVPEFAEAVTVDVFEPVLDGQEPQRAGTRPALCRVARADPAAAEDTAYVALDAVRLRCLAENAPATDAATHALALPLKARGATLGVVVFARSRHADPFEHEEIQLAEELVSRTAVCLDNARRYTREHATALTLQRDLLPRALPQQPGVEVAHRYLPAAGPAGVGGDWYDVIPLSGARVGLVVGDVAGHGTGAAATMGRVRTTVAALAALDLAPDELLARLDDLVARTGAPPSGPAEGEDQALGVTCLYAIYDPVSRHCVMARAGHLPPVLVTPDGHAELVNLPAGPPLGLGGLPFECADIELPEGATLALYTDGLVENRQTDIDAGVRALCTALAGPADGQLDKTCDRVMTRLLPQPPEDDAALLLLRVHALADSLVAMWDVASDPGEVARARSLACNQLAVWGVDEAASFVVELVVSELVTNAIRYGGAPVCLRLIRERGLIVEVSDGGHTSPHLRRAAMEDEGGRGLFLVAQLTQRWGTRYTPTGKIIWTEVSPVPPQLPGAFADEQFEL, encoded by the coding sequence ATGACGAGCATTTTCAAAGGGCGTGACCAGCCAGTCCAGCCGCACGGCAGGTTTTCCTCGGCTGTCCCGACGCCCGTCGGCGCGACCGCGGTGCTGGACCAGCACCTGCGGTTCACCGGGTGGAGCCGGGAAGCCGAGGCACTGTTCGGCCTGGCGTCCGAAGAAGTCCTCGGCCGGTCCGCCGACGCCGTCCTGGCCGATACCGAGACGGGTGTCGGCGTCTCGGCCGCCGGTGGCGGTGGTGCGGCATGGTCGCTCGGCCCTCGGCGGGTCCGCCGCGGTGACGGCAGCCCGGTGTCCGTCTCCTTGTCTCTCACCCCGCTCGTCCTGGGGGCGGGCGCGACCGGGTGGCTGCTGACGGCCATGGACGCCGAGCTGGCGCATCGGGAGGCCGTCGGTCGAGCCATGCTCGAAGGACTCGACCGGGAAGCGCCCGTCCAGTTGGTGGTCTACGACACGGACGCCCGGGTGCGCTGGATCAACACCGCGATCGAAAGGCAGTTCGGAACCCCGCTGGAGGACGCTGCCGACAGGTTCCTGAAGGACATCCTGCCGCAGGGTGAGGTGTTGGAGGAGGGGGAGGGGACAGCCACGAGCGTCGAAGAGATCGTCCAGAGCGTAGCCCGCACCGGCGCACCCGTGATCGACGTCCGCTACCGCAGCACCACTCACCTGGACCCCCATCATGAACGCGTCTGGTCGTGTTCCTACTTCCGGCTTCAGGACGAGGACGGCCGGCCGCTCGGAGTCTGTGAGGCCAGCCTCGATATCACCGACCGCTATGTGGCGCGCCGGCGTCTCGCCTTGCTCAGCCGGGCGAGCGGCAGTATCGGAAGGACCCTGGACATCCGGCGCACGGCCGGCGATTTGGCGGAACTTGTGGTCCCTGAGTTCGCCGAGGCCGTCACCGTGGACGTCTTCGAACCGGTCCTGGACGGGCAGGAACCGCAGCGCGCCGGCACCCGCCCCGCTCTGTGCCGGGTGGCCCGCGCCGATCCCGCCGCAGCCGAGGACACCGCGTACGTTGCGCTGGATGCCGTCCGCCTGCGGTGCCTGGCCGAGAACGCGCCGGCCACCGACGCGGCCACCCATGCGCTCGCCCTTCCCCTCAAGGCCCGTGGCGCCACCCTGGGCGTCGTGGTCTTCGCACGCTCCCGACACGCCGACCCCTTCGAGCACGAGGAGATCCAGCTCGCCGAAGAGCTCGTCTCCCGCACCGCGGTCTGCCTGGACAACGCCCGCCGCTACACCCGAGAACATGCGACCGCGCTCACGCTCCAGCGTGATCTACTCCCGCGCGCCCTGCCCCAGCAGCCGGGTGTGGAGGTCGCTCACCGCTATCTGCCCGCGGCCGGGCCCGCCGGCGTCGGAGGGGACTGGTACGACGTCATCCCCCTCTCCGGGGCACGCGTCGGGCTGGTGGTGGGGGACGTCGCCGGACACGGCACGGGCGCGGCCGCCACCATGGGCCGGGTGCGCACCACCGTCGCGGCGCTCGCGGCGCTCGACCTCGCGCCGGACGAACTGCTCGCCCGTCTCGACGACCTCGTGGCACGGACCGGCGCCCCGCCTTCCGGGCCCGCCGAGGGCGAGGACCAGGCGCTGGGCGTCACCTGCCTGTACGCGATCTATGATCCGGTCTCCCGGCACTGCGTCATGGCGCGGGCGGGCCACCTGCCGCCCGTGCTCGTCACCCCCGACGGACACGCCGAGCTGGTGAACCTTCCCGCCGGACCGCCCCTCGGCCTTGGCGGCCTGCCGTTCGAATGCGCCGACATCGAGCTGCCGGAAGGCGCCACGCTCGCTCTCTACACCGACGGACTCGTCGAAAACCGTCAGACGGACATCGACGCGGGAGTTCGCGCTCTGTGCACCGCACTCGCCGGGCCCGCGGACGGCCAACTGGACAAGACATGCGACAGGGTCATGACCAGACTCCTGCCCCAGCCCCCCGAGGACGACGCCGCACTGCTGCTGCTCCGCGTCCACGCCCTGGCCGACAGTCTGGTGGCGATGTGGGATGTGGCCTCCGACCCAGGAGAAGTCGCACGAGCGCGGTCGCTGGCCTGCAACCAGCTGGCCGTGTGGGGAGTCGACGAAGCCGCGTCGTTCGTCGTCGAGCTCGTCGTCAGCGAACTGGTCACCAACGCCATCCGCTACGGCGGCGCTCCGGTGTGTCTCCGGCTCATTCGGGAACGTGGCCTCATCGTCGAGGTCTCCGACGGCGGCCACACCTCGCCCCACCTGCGGCGGGCCGCGATGGAGGACGAGGGCGGCCGAGGACTGTTCCTGGTCGCGCAACTCACGCAGCGGTGGGGAACCCGGTACACGCCAACGGGCAAGATCATCTGGACCGAGGTGTCGCCGGTGCCGCCCCAGCTGCCTGGTGCCTTCGCAGACGAGCAATTCGAGCTGTAG